From the genome of Fusobacterium varium, one region includes:
- the epsE gene encoding Type II traffic warden ATPase — translation MTEAEKISLELLSPIISRLKVISSLDITEKRMPQDGRFNLEIRGKKIDFRVSIMPVINGEKAVIRILDRDIIEFEIEKIGMLKTDYNRLLFQLNRKNGIFLVSGPTGSGKSSTLYSLLKKLNTGEVNISTVEDPVEYEIDGINQVQCKSDIGRNFASVLRAYLRQDPDILMVGEIRDHETAEIAVKAAITGHLVLSTIHTNDSIGGINRLLNIGVQPYMVSASLIGILSQRLVRRLCPYCQEKDENWKVKIQLLGYKYERYLENIFYMGKGCEKCSYTGYKGRTAVFEMFELNEKVKEMIEKGNSYQEIEREALNNGMKKLIEDGIEKAGMRITSLDEILRQC, via the coding sequence TTGACTGAAGCAGAAAAAATATCTTTAGAATTGCTATCTCCTATTATTTCAAGGTTAAAAGTGATATCAAGTTTGGATATTACTGAAAAAAGAATGCCACAAGATGGAAGATTTAATTTAGAGATAAGAGGGAAAAAAATAGATTTCAGAGTGTCCATAATGCCTGTAATAAATGGAGAAAAGGCTGTAATAAGAATACTGGATAGAGATATAATAGAATTTGAAATAGAAAAAATAGGAATGCTAAAAACTGATTATAATAGATTGTTATTCCAATTAAATAGAAAAAATGGAATATTTTTAGTAAGTGGGCCTACAGGTTCTGGGAAAAGTAGTACCCTTTATTCCTTGTTGAAAAAACTTAATACAGGGGAAGTTAATATTTCTACAGTAGAAGATCCTGTGGAATATGAGATAGATGGAATAAATCAAGTACAATGTAAAAGCGATATAGGAAGAAACTTTGCTTCTGTATTAAGAGCTTATCTTAGGCAAGACCCTGATATTTTAATGGTTGGAGAAATAAGAGATCATGAAACTGCTGAAATAGCAGTAAAAGCTGCAATTACAGGGCATCTTGTACTTTCAACTATTCATACAAATGATTCTATTGGAGGAATAAATAGACTTTTAAATATTGGAGTACAACCATATATGGTATCTGCTTCTCTCATAGGTATACTATCTCAAAGATTAGTACGAAGGTTATGTCCTTACTGCCAAGAAAAAGATGAAAACTGGAAAGTTAAAATACAACTTTTAGGTTATAAATATGAAAGATACCTAGAAAATATTTTTTATATGGGCAAAGGTTGTGAAAAATGTAGTTACACTGGATATAAAGGAAGAACAGCAGTTTTTGAAATGTTTGAGCTTAATGAAAAAGTAAAAGAAATGATTGAAAAAGGTAACTCATATCAAGAAATCGAAAGAGAAGCGTTAAATAATGGAATGAAAAAATTGATAGAAGATGGAATAGAAAAAGCAGGAATGAGAATAACATCTTTAGATGAAATACTAAGACAGTGTTAA
- the hldE_1 gene encoding Bifunctional protein hldE yields MEQRKNFDLKKILDNFKNIKIGVVGDLMLDDYIYGSVDRISPEAPVPVVNVLEEKFVLGGAANVVNNLASLGAQTICFGVIGNDSNGDRLMGAFSDKNIDVSGLIRSKDRTTIVKRRVIGGNQQLLRIDWEDITPISTFLEYALLKNIESKIDELDAVILSDYDKGVLTPMVAKEIVKMCRERGKIVTVDPKPKNAVNYTGATSITPNRKEALECLGLKRSDDMEAVGRELKAKLQLDNLLLTRSEEGMSLFLDNDEVVTIPTFAKEVYDVTGAGDTVISVFTLAGASGVSWHEAAKIANTAAGVVVGKMGTSTVTKDEILEFYNRIYERWE; encoded by the coding sequence ATGGAGCAAAGGAAGAATTTTGATTTGAAGAAAATACTGGATAACTTTAAAAACATAAAAATAGGGGTAGTTGGAGATCTAATGTTGGATGATTACATCTATGGAAGTGTAGATAGAATATCACCAGAAGCACCTGTACCAGTAGTGAATGTATTAGAGGAAAAATTTGTGCTAGGAGGAGCAGCAAATGTTGTGAATAATCTGGCTTCTTTAGGTGCGCAGACTATCTGTTTTGGTGTTATTGGAAATGATTCCAATGGAGATAGGCTTATGGGAGCATTTTCAGATAAAAATATAGATGTATCTGGTCTGATAAGGAGCAAGGATAGAACTACTATTGTAAAAAGAAGAGTAATTGGAGGCAATCAGCAGTTATTAAGAATAGATTGGGAAGATATAACTCCAATATCTACATTTTTAGAATATGCCCTTCTTAAAAATATAGAATCAAAAATAGATGAATTAGATGCAGTTATACTTTCAGATTATGACAAGGGAGTGCTTACTCCAATGGTAGCAAAAGAGATAGTAAAAATGTGCAGAGAAAGAGGAAAAATAGTAACAGTAGATCCTAAACCTAAAAATGCAGTAAATTATACAGGAGCAACATCTATAACTCCTAATAGAAAAGAAGCTTTAGAATGTCTTGGGCTGAAAAGATCAGATGATATGGAGGCTGTTGGAAGAGAGCTTAAAGCAAAACTTCAGCTTGATAATCTTCTTCTTACTAGAAGTGAAGAGGGAATGAGCCTTTTCTTAGATAATGATGAAGTTGTAACTATACCAACTTTTGCAAAAGAAGTGTATGATGTAACAGGAGCAGGGGATACAGTAATATCAGTATTTACATTGGCAGGAGCTTCTGGGGTATCTTGGCATGAGGCTGCAAAAATAGCTAATACAGCAGCAGGAGTGGTAGTTGGAAAAATGGGAACTTCTACTGTAACTAAAGACGAAATACTTGAATTCTATAACAGAATTTATGAGAGATGGGAATAG
- a CDS encoding Flp pilus assembly protein, protease CpaA yields the protein MGNLFLVFLLIVSFIIFVIDIKKLYIPNTINIIFFVMAVCYRGFDLYKIENGILGAGVYTLPLLFFYGYGSDLAQKEIMGFGDIKLMIGIGYVLGYSDFYTIYIYYLETFVIAALFGIVYIVKKKTVRGEIAFSPFLLFSFYCILFMERV from the coding sequence ATGGGAAATTTATTTTTAGTTTTTCTTCTAATTGTTTCTTTTATAATATTTGTAATAGATATAAAAAAATTATATATTCCTAATACTATAAATATAATATTTTTTGTAATGGCTGTATGTTATAGAGGATTTGATTTGTATAAAATAGAGAATGGAATACTCGGAGCAGGAGTTTATACTCTTCCCCTACTCTTTTTTTATGGATACGGATCAGATCTTGCTCAAAAAGAAATTATGGGTTTTGGAGATATAAAACTTATGATAGGGATTGGCTATGTTTTAGGATATAGTGATTTTTATACTATTTATATTTATTATTTAGAAACTTTTGTCATAGCTGCTCTTTTTGGAATAGTATACATTGTGAAGAAAAAAACAGTAAGAGGAGAAATTGCTTTTTCACCTTTTCTTCTTTTTTCTTTTTATTGTATTTTATTTATGGAGAGGGTATGA
- the tnaA1 gene encoding Tryptophanase 1: MAVKYIPEPFRIKMVEPIKMLTREERIEKIKEANYNLFNLKGADVYIDLLTDSGTNAMSHDQWSGVMRGDEAYAGASSYFRLVDAGKDIFNYGFIQPVHQGRAAEKVLFPTFLSPGKFAISNMFFDTTRAHVILAGARPIDCVIEEAKDPSHRCKFKGNMDVEKMEKIILEKGPENIGLIVMTITNNSAGGQPVSMKNIRETSEICKKYGIPFNIDAARYAENAYFIKRDEEGYQNKSIKDIIRETFSYADMFTMSAKKDTIVNMGGLIGVKDPQSPLILKIKANCISYEGFFTYGGLGGRDLEALAIGLYEGIDEDYLKYRNGQMEYLASRLDDAGIAYQAPIGGHGAFIDAKAMFPQIPYNEYPGQVLAIELYIEAGIRTCDIGSYMLGNDPDTGKQLEADFEFTRLAIPRRVYTQSHFDVMADAIIEVSKRAHEIKRGYKIIWEPPILRHFQASLAPIEE; this comes from the coding sequence ATGGCAGTAAAGTATATTCCAGAACCATTTAGAATTAAAATGGTTGAACCAATCAAAATGCTTACTAGAGAGGAAAGAATTGAAAAAATCAAGGAAGCAAACTATAATTTGTTTAATCTTAAAGGTGCAGATGTTTATATTGACCTTCTAACAGATTCTGGAACAAATGCAATGAGCCATGATCAATGGTCAGGAGTTATGCGTGGAGATGAAGCTTATGCAGGTGCTTCAAGTTATTTTAGATTAGTAGATGCTGGTAAAGATATATTCAATTATGGTTTTATTCAGCCAGTCCACCAAGGGCGTGCTGCTGAAAAAGTTCTGTTTCCTACATTTTTAAGTCCAGGAAAATTTGCTATTTCAAATATGTTTTTTGATACAACTCGTGCTCATGTAATTCTAGCTGGAGCTCGTCCAATAGATTGTGTAATTGAAGAAGCTAAAGATCCTTCTCATCGTTGTAAGTTTAAAGGTAATATGGATGTTGAAAAAATGGAAAAAATAATTCTTGAAAAAGGACCTGAAAATATAGGATTAATTGTTATGACAATTACAAATAACTCTGCTGGTGGTCAACCTGTTTCTATGAAAAATATTAGAGAAACTTCAGAAATATGTAAAAAATATGGTATCCCATTCAATATTGATGCTGCTCGTTATGCTGAAAATGCTTATTTCATCAAGAGAGATGAAGAAGGCTATCAAAATAAATCAATAAAAGATATCATCAGAGAAACTTTCAGCTATGCTGATATGTTTACTATGTCCGCTAAAAAAGATACTATTGTAAATATGGGTGGACTTATAGGTGTTAAAGATCCTCAAAGCCCTCTTATTCTGAAAATAAAAGCTAATTGTATATCTTATGAAGGATTCTTTACTTATGGCGGACTGGGAGGACGTGATTTAGAAGCCCTTGCTATAGGTCTTTATGAAGGAATTGATGAAGATTATTTAAAATATAGAAATGGACAAATGGAATATTTAGCTTCTAGACTTGATGATGCTGGAATAGCTTACCAAGCTCCAATAGGTGGACATGGAGCATTTATAGATGCTAAAGCTATGTTCCCTCAAATTCCTTATAATGAATATCCAGGTCAGGTTCTTGCAATAGAACTTTATATTGAAGCTGGAATAAGGACTTGTGACATTGGTTCTTATATGTTAGGAAATGATCCTGATACAGGAAAACAATTAGAAGCAGATTTTGAATTTACTCGTCTAGCTATTCCTAGAAGAGTTTACACTCAATCTCACTTTGATGTAATGGCTGACGCTATTATAGAAGTAAGTAAAAGAGCCCACGAAATCAAACGTGGATATAAGATAATTTGGGAGCCTCCTATTCTTCGTCATTTCCAAGCTTCTCTTGCTCCAATAGAAGAATAA
- the pulD gene encoding Pullulanase secretion envelope pulD — protein sequence MLILSKRNSNISGEMALGGKVLIDGYDNGIEGVKITVQKSSSSPVYTTYGGNFVINDLNPGIYVVKFEKAGFLTVGQIINIDKSINTITVSMERDKNNSEKVKEEKDINNIMEKTFINGEEFYTEKIKLMNISSDDVSNILKNSFGEEVRISSIPKMNIVIIVGKKDSTMSAIKLVKELDKEIQQVRITSQILDVTDNLFETLGFDWLYNNVGSVEKNSGLDISLIGKAALDSAGVSFGSGINLVRQFNNGNDVLGLGINLLQATQDLVISAMPSILVADGEEGEFKITEEVIVGEEKKENDNTEKTTYTPLFREAGIILKVKPLIKENGTIFLKVMIEVSNFRLKKNEKENMISEGGTYNSEGGSKIGRSIETTVKMRDGETIFIGGLKRAVIQNLDSQVPFLGTLPVINIFFKNQSVKKEITDIYIKLKVDIEKDTWEKDSFDKIELHQKIKDIKNRKIYPVF from the coding sequence ATGTTGATTTTATCAAAAAGAAATTCAAATATATCTGGTGAAATGGCTTTAGGAGGAAAAGTTCTCATAGATGGTTATGATAATGGTATAGAAGGTGTAAAAATTACTGTTCAAAAAAGTTCTTCATCTCCAGTTTATACTACATATGGAGGAAATTTTGTTATAAATGATTTGAATCCTGGAATATATGTGGTAAAATTTGAGAAAGCAGGATTTCTTACAGTAGGGCAGATAATAAATATTGATAAAAGTATAAATACTATTACTGTTTCTATGGAAAGGGATAAAAATAATTCTGAAAAGGTAAAAGAAGAAAAAGATATTAATAATATAATGGAGAAAACTTTTATCAATGGAGAGGAATTTTATACTGAAAAAATAAAATTGATGAATATATCATCAGATGATGTAAGTAACATATTAAAAAATTCCTTTGGTGAAGAAGTAAGAATATCTTCTATACCTAAAATGAATATAGTAATAATAGTTGGTAAAAAAGATAGTACTATGTCAGCTATAAAACTTGTAAAAGAATTGGATAAAGAGATACAGCAGGTAAGAATAACTTCACAGATATTAGATGTGACAGATAATCTCTTTGAAACCCTGGGCTTTGATTGGCTATATAATAATGTAGGAAGTGTAGAAAAAAATAGTGGACTGGATATTTCATTAATTGGAAAAGCAGCTTTAGATAGTGCAGGAGTAAGTTTTGGTTCTGGTATAAACTTAGTAAGACAGTTTAATAATGGAAATGATGTACTTGGCTTGGGAATAAATCTTTTACAGGCTACACAGGATTTAGTGATAAGTGCTATGCCCTCTATACTTGTAGCTGATGGTGAAGAGGGGGAATTTAAAATAACAGAGGAAGTAATAGTTGGTGAAGAAAAAAAAGAAAATGATAATACAGAGAAAACAACTTATACACCTTTATTTAGAGAAGCTGGAATAATACTTAAAGTAAAACCATTAATTAAAGAAAATGGAACAATATTTTTAAAGGTAATGATAGAAGTAAGTAACTTCAGATTAAAGAAAAATGAAAAGGAAAATATGATTTCTGAGGGAGGAACATATAATTCAGAAGGTGGTTCTAAAATAGGAAGAAGTATTGAAACTACTGTAAAAATGAGAGATGGAGAAACTATTTTTATAGGAGGTCTTAAAAGAGCTGTAATACAGAATTTAGATAGCCAAGTTCCTTTTCTTGGAACGCTTCCTGTAATAAATATTTTTTTCAAAAATCAGTCTGTAAAAAAAGAAATAACCGATATATATATAAAATTAAAAGTTGATATAGAAAAGGATACTTGGGAAAAGGATAGTTTTGATAAAATAGAATTACACCAAAAAATTAAAGATATAAAAAATAGAAAAATATATCCTGTATTCTAG
- the gspF gene encoding type IV pilin biogenesis protein, which yields MPQYRYTAYDAKGRKCRGKKEFSNEKEFRKFLKGKRMILIQFEILKKNRKMLRRDILSFTRELKIMLESKINVIETLKILEEQYENSRFGEIISDIRKNILNGNSIGEAFNKHRNIFGNFYVDLLYLGEISGKITENLERISINLELEDKIRKKMIEALFYPCIVIFFSIIVVMFLMLYVLPNFVEIFNESETVLPLITKILMSISKNIHYIILLFTCICTVIICIRKKIKSNIKDKFYYDKFVMKIPVYNKIMTKNIIIRFSKNMALMLESGMLVTEILELMQESFDNVFVKAGIEDMRYSIISGGGIAESLKQLEIYPSRYQKMVVIGEESGELVNMFHKISQLCQEELESYIGKILILIEPIMIIILGLILGVVIIAIYLPIFNLSEIIK from the coding sequence ATGCCACAATATAGATATACAGCATATGATGCAAAGGGAAGAAAGTGTAGAGGGAAAAAAGAATTTTCAAATGAAAAAGAATTTAGAAAATTTTTAAAAGGTAAAAGAATGATATTAATTCAATTTGAAATTCTAAAAAAAAATAGAAAGATGCTGAGAAGAGATATATTATCTTTTACTAGAGAGTTAAAAATAATGCTGGAAAGCAAGATAAATGTAATAGAAACCCTGAAAATATTAGAAGAACAATATGAGAATAGTAGGTTTGGGGAAATTATATCTGATATAAGAAAAAATATATTAAATGGAAATTCTATTGGAGAGGCTTTTAATAAACATAGAAATATTTTTGGAAATTTTTATGTAGATTTGTTATATCTAGGGGAAATCTCAGGAAAAATTACCGAAAATTTAGAAAGAATATCAATAAATTTAGAATTAGAAGATAAAATAAGAAAAAAGATGATAGAAGCTCTTTTTTATCCATGTATAGTAATATTTTTTTCCATAATAGTAGTAATGTTTTTAATGCTATATGTGCTTCCTAATTTTGTTGAGATATTTAATGAAAGTGAAACAGTACTTCCTTTAATTACTAAAATTCTAATGAGTATAAGTAAAAATATTCACTATATAATTTTATTATTCACATGTATATGTACAGTAATAATTTGCATAAGAAAAAAAATTAAAAGTAATATAAAAGATAAATTTTATTATGATAAATTTGTAATGAAAATACCAGTGTACAATAAAATTATGACTAAAAATATAATAATAAGGTTTTCCAAAAATATGGCACTAATGTTGGAATCAGGAATGTTGGTAACTGAAATACTTGAACTTATGCAGGAAAGTTTTGATAATGTTTTTGTAAAAGCTGGGATAGAAGATATGAGATATAGCATCATTTCAGGTGGGGGAATAGCAGAATCGCTTAAGCAACTGGAAATATATCCAAGTAGATATCAAAAGATGGTGGTAATAGGAGAGGAGAGTGGAGAATTAGTAAATATGTTTCATAAAATATCTCAGTTGTGTCAAGAAGAATTAGAAAGCTACATAGGAAAAATACTAATTTTAATAGAGCCAATAATGATAATCATATTAGGTTTGATATTAGGAGTTGTAATTATAGCTATTTATCTTCCTATATTCAATTTGTCAGAGATAATTAAATAA
- the ispF gene encoding 2-C-methyl-D-erythritol 2,4-cyclodiphosphate synthase codes for MRDGNSDIMIRIGNGYDVHVLAEGRKLILGGVEIPHTKGVLGHSDGDVLVHAIMDAMLGALALGDIGQHFPDTDMKYENIDSTILLKRVKELIAERGYKIINLDSIIVLQKPKVKPYIEAMRKRIAEVLEIDVEQVSVKATTEEKLGFTGDESGVKSYCVVLLEK; via the coding sequence ATGAGAGATGGGAATAGTGATATAATGATAAGAATTGGAAATGGATATGATGTCCATGTACTTGCAGAAGGAAGAAAACTAATACTTGGAGGAGTAGAAATTCCTCATACTAAAGGTGTATTAGGACATTCTGATGGAGATGTATTGGTCCATGCAATAATGGACGCAATGCTTGGGGCATTAGCTTTAGGAGATATAGGACAACATTTTCCTGATACAGATATGAAATATGAGAATATAGATAGTACTATACTTTTAAAAAGAGTAAAAGAATTAATTGCTGAAAGAGGATATAAAATAATTAATCTTGATTCTATAATAGTTTTACAAAAACCAAAAGTAAAACCATATATAGAAGCTATGAGAAAAAGAATCGCAGAAGTATTGGAAATAGATGTAGAACAGGTAAGTGTCAAGGCTACTACTGAAGAAAAACTAGGGTTCACAGGAGATGAAAGTGGAGTAAAATCTTACTGTGTTGTGCTTTTAGAAAAATAA
- the pilE gene encoding Pilin → MKNGGFTLIELIIAVALVGILSSLVTPKVRIQLAKGRDTKAISYLGAMRTAAELYYIEKGEAPTTVISPNEADDKKAIENILPYLDPKAESVIKDGKIQIGGSRKDENGKITFGGEMKFTFKSPQHDEIAKRGDGIYIWFAPEESQVYDIQGNKWLEY, encoded by the coding sequence ATGAAAAATGGAGGATTTACATTAATTGAATTGATAATAGCAGTGGCATTAGTTGGAATATTATCAAGTCTAGTTACACCTAAAGTGAGAATTCAATTAGCAAAAGGAAGAGATACTAAAGCTATATCGTATTTAGGAGCTATGAGAACAGCAGCAGAATTATATTATATAGAGAAAGGGGAAGCTCCAACTACAGTAATATCTCCTAATGAAGCTGATGATAAAAAAGCAATAGAAAATATATTGCCCTATTTAGATCCAAAAGCAGAATCTGTAATAAAAGATGGAAAAATACAGATTGGTGGTAGCAGAAAAGATGAAAATGGAAAAATAACTTTTGGTGGGGAAATGAAGTTTACTTTTAAAAGTCCTCAGCATGATGAAATTGCCAAGAGAGGAGATGGGATATATATTTGGTTTGCTCCTGAAGAAAGCCAAGTATATGATATACAAGGCAATAAATGGCTAGAATATTAA